The Metabacillus sediminilitoris genome window below encodes:
- a CDS encoding Cof-type HAD-IIB family hydrolase, which translates to MKKLIAIDLDGTLLSSNIDISEENVQAIQNAQKAGHIVMICSGRAPEDIKTVIGKTPLQCPVAGSNGAMVLADGKLLSQISINKETVKKVAAVLDEYKYPFKIYTSQGIFIASSWTERMLVFLEENKEITKNLTPKEYKLMTEQPKETESIKIFDQLEAVLKIENIAIQKFFVPTLAGKTELTARLKAFEGISITTSGPFNIEVMDTNGNKANGIQVMAEYFNIPIENTVAIGDNFNDVPMLEVAGLSVAMGNADPTVKDLADVVTLTNNEHGVAHAIEKYVLAAK; encoded by the coding sequence ATGAAAAAATTAATTGCAATTGACCTTGATGGGACATTGTTATCGTCTAATATTGATATTTCAGAGGAAAATGTTCAAGCGATTCAAAATGCTCAAAAAGCAGGACATATCGTTATGATTTGTTCTGGACGTGCACCAGAAGATATTAAAACGGTTATTGGTAAAACCCCGCTCCAATGTCCAGTTGCAGGCAGTAATGGCGCGATGGTACTTGCTGACGGAAAATTATTAAGTCAAATTTCAATCAATAAAGAAACAGTGAAAAAAGTAGCAGCAGTTCTTGATGAATATAAATATCCATTCAAAATCTATACAAGCCAAGGTATCTTTATTGCTTCATCATGGACAGAACGTATGCTAGTGTTTTTAGAAGAAAACAAAGAAATAACGAAAAACTTAACTCCTAAAGAATACAAACTAATGACTGAACAGCCTAAAGAAACAGAATCAATTAAAATATTTGATCAATTAGAAGCTGTATTAAAAATCGAGAATATTGCGATTCAAAAGTTCTTCGTACCTACTCTAGCAGGAAAAACTGAACTTACTGCAAGATTAAAGGCGTTCGAAGGCATTTCAATTACTACCTCAGGTCCATTTAATATTGAGGTTATGGATACAAATGGAAATAAAGCCAATGGTATTCAAGTTATGGCTGAATACTTTAACATACCGATTGAAAATACAGTTGCAATTGGGGATAATTTCAATGATGTTCCAATGTTAGAGGTAGCCGGTCTTTCTGTTGCCATGGGAAATGCAGATCCAACCGTAAAAGATTTGGCGGATGTCGTAACATTAACAAATAATGAGCATGGTGTTGCACATGCCATTGAGAAGTATGTGTTAGCTGCTAAATAA
- a CDS encoding Gfo/Idh/MocA family protein: MIRFGIIGTNWITERLIKAASKVEGFSLTAVYSRTNEKAEEFAAKFTSIKHIYTDLTEFASSQEFDAVYIASPNSLHASQAILCMQNGKHVLCEKPIASNTKEIIEMVKVANEHSVVLMEALKVTLVPNFDTIKENLHKIGKVRRYFASYCQYSSRYDKYKEGIVLNAFNPAFSNGALMDIGIYCVYPAVALFGEPKQVQATSYMLESGVDGEGSILLTYDDMDAVIMYSKITNSYVPSEIQGENGSIIFDKINTPEKVKIHYKDGTVEDISRPQDSDDMYYEVKEFVEVVTNKKDQSEVNSHQNTLITAKILEDSRKQIGLVYPADK; encoded by the coding sequence ATGATTAGATTTGGAATCATCGGTACGAATTGGATAACGGAAAGATTAATTAAAGCAGCAAGTAAAGTGGAAGGTTTTTCATTAACAGCAGTTTATTCAAGAACAAATGAAAAGGCTGAGGAATTTGCTGCTAAATTTACATCCATTAAACATATATATACTGATTTAACTGAATTTGCTAGTAGTCAAGAGTTTGATGCAGTTTATATTGCAAGCCCTAATTCACTACATGCATCACAAGCAATTTTATGTATGCAAAATGGCAAGCATGTTCTGTGTGAAAAACCGATTGCTTCAAACACAAAGGAAATTATCGAGATGGTCAAAGTTGCTAATGAGCATTCAGTCGTATTAATGGAGGCTTTGAAAGTAACGTTAGTACCGAACTTTGATACCATAAAAGAAAATCTACATAAAATAGGAAAGGTGCGACGTTATTTTGCAAGCTACTGTCAATATTCCTCTCGTTATGATAAATATAAAGAAGGAATTGTCTTAAATGCATTTAATCCAGCTTTCTCCAATGGAGCATTAATGGATATCGGCATTTATTGTGTATATCCAGCAGTCGCGCTTTTTGGGGAACCAAAGCAAGTACAAGCCACAAGCTATATGCTTGAGTCGGGTGTTGACGGTGAGGGAAGTATTTTACTAACGTACGATGATATGGATGCCGTTATTATGTACTCTAAAATAACTAACTCATATGTGCCATCAGAAATACAGGGGGAAAATGGAAGTATCATTTTCGATAAAATAAACACACCAGAAAAGGTGAAAATCCACTATAAGGATGGTACTGTTGAGGATATATCAAGACCTCAGGATTCAGATGATATGTATTATGAAGTGAAGGAATTTGTCGAAGTGGTAACAAACAAAAAAGACCAATCAGAGGTGAATTCTCATCAAAATACATTAATAACGGCAAAAATTTTAGAAGATAGCAGAAAACAAATTGGTTTGGTTTATCCTGCAGATAAATAA
- a CDS encoding catalase, with protein MIDNGADFEHQKTNAENDDTLTNRQGHPVTNNQNIRTVGNRGPATLENYDFIEKISHFDRERVPERVVHARGAGAHGYFKAYGTAGEEHVSKYTRAKLFQEKGKKTPVFVRFSSVIHGGHSPETLRDPRGFAVKFYTEDGNWDLVGNNLKIFFIRDAIKFPDMIHAFKPDPITNIQDGERFFDFCSSSPETFHMVTFVYSPWGIPANYRMMQGSGVNTYKWVNSEGQAVLVKYHWEPKQGIKNLTQKEASEIQATNFNHATQDLYEAIERGDFPEWELLVQIMSDDDHPELDFDPLDDTKLWPEDQFPWLPVGKMVLNKNPEDYFTEVEQVAFGTGVLVDGLDFSDDKMLQGRTFSYSDTQRHRVGANYLQLPINAPKKRVATNQSGGQMQYKVDRAPGQNPHINYEPSILGGLKEAKQAGKEYTPKIEGNLVRQSIDRQSNTKQAGDTYRRFEQWEKDELISNLVNDLSNCDQRIQDKMIALAEEADEEYGRRLREGLAHASKGGSSQKPLGNKDGDHAPEKAVKKGHEADPY; from the coding sequence ATGATAGATAATGGTGCAGATTTTGAACATCAAAAAACAAATGCTGAAAATGATGATACGCTCACAAACAGACAAGGGCATCCCGTTACAAACAACCAAAATATAAGAACGGTCGGAAATCGCGGACCTGCTACCTTAGAAAATTATGATTTTATTGAAAAAATCAGCCACTTTGATAGAGAACGTGTACCTGAGCGTGTTGTTCATGCGCGTGGTGCTGGTGCACACGGTTATTTTAAAGCATATGGAACAGCTGGTGAAGAACATGTTTCGAAATATACAAGAGCGAAATTATTTCAAGAAAAAGGGAAAAAGACCCCAGTATTTGTCCGTTTTTCATCTGTTATTCATGGTGGTCATTCTCCAGAAACGCTTCGAGATCCACGTGGATTTGCTGTCAAGTTTTATACCGAGGACGGAAATTGGGATTTAGTTGGGAATAATTTGAAAATCTTCTTTATTCGTGATGCTATAAAGTTTCCGGATATGATTCATGCCTTTAAACCAGATCCAATTACAAATATTCAAGATGGAGAAAGGTTTTTTGACTTTTGTTCCAGTTCTCCTGAAACCTTCCATATGGTCACGTTTGTTTACTCACCATGGGGGATTCCAGCAAATTATCGTATGATGCAGGGCTCTGGTGTTAATACATATAAATGGGTAAACAGTGAGGGGCAAGCAGTACTTGTGAAATATCATTGGGAACCAAAGCAAGGCATTAAAAACTTAACCCAAAAAGAAGCAAGTGAAATTCAAGCGACTAATTTTAATCATGCCACTCAAGACTTATATGAAGCGATTGAGCGTGGCGATTTTCCAGAGTGGGAGCTGCTTGTCCAAATTATGAGCGATGATGACCATCCAGAATTGGATTTTGATCCCCTTGATGATACAAAACTGTGGCCGGAGGATCAGTTTCCATGGCTGCCAGTCGGAAAAATGGTTTTAAATAAAAATCCGGAAGATTATTTTACAGAAGTAGAACAAGTGGCATTTGGGACAGGTGTTCTTGTTGATGGACTTGATTTTTCCGATGACAAAATGCTGCAAGGGCGGACGTTTTCTTATTCAGATACGCAACGCCATCGCGTAGGGGCAAATTACTTACAGCTACCAATAAATGCACCGAAAAAACGTGTGGCAACGAATCAAAGTGGCGGTCAAATGCAATATAAAGTCGATCGTGCTCCTGGTCAAAATCCTCATATTAATTACGAACCATCAATTTTGGGCGGATTAAAAGAAGCGAAACAGGCTGGAAAAGAATATACACCAAAAATTGAGGGGAACTTGGTCCGTCAGTCTATTGACCGTCAAAGCAATACAAAACAAGCAGGTGATACATACCGTAGATTTGAGCAATGGGAAAAAGATGAATTAATCTCAAACCTTGTAAACGATCTTTCTAATTGTGATCAAAGAATTCAAGATAAAATGATTGCACTTGCTGAGGAAGCAGATGAAGAGTATGGTCGCAGGTTAAGAGAGGGCTTAGCTCATGCGTCAAAAGGGGGATCTAGCCAAAAGCCGCTTGGCAACAAAGATGGAGATCATGCTCCTGAAAAAGCTGTGAAAAAAGGGCATGAAGCTGATCCATATTAA
- a CDS encoding YitT family protein: MPIDVQRQIKHQGLSKTKIFRRALFIFVGAVLMAVGLEIFLVPNKVIDGGIVGISIILSHLLGMNLGLFIFLLNIPFFFIGYKQIGKTFALSTLFGITILSIATALFHPVPAFTEDILLATVFGGIILGIGVGLVIRYGGSLDGTEILAILANKRLPFSVGEIIMFFNIFILGSAGFVFGWNRAMYSLIAYFVAYKTIDIVIQGLDESKSAWIISDQHREIGDAILARLGRGVTYLNGEGAYTGDDKKVIFCIITRLEEAKLKSIVEDIDSSAFLAVANIAEVRGGRFKKKDIH; this comes from the coding sequence ATGCCAATCGACGTACAAAGACAGATTAAACATCAAGGTTTATCAAAAACAAAAATATTTAGAAGAGCATTATTTATTTTTGTCGGTGCAGTCTTAATGGCTGTCGGTTTAGAGATTTTCTTAGTTCCTAATAAGGTAATTGATGGAGGAATTGTCGGGATTTCAATTATTCTTTCTCATCTTTTAGGGATGAATCTTGGTCTATTTATTTTCCTCCTTAATATTCCTTTCTTCTTCATTGGTTATAAACAAATTGGCAAAACCTTTGCACTATCTACTTTGTTTGGAATTACCATTCTTTCAATCGCTACAGCACTTTTTCATCCTGTTCCCGCTTTTACTGAGGATATCCTTTTAGCAACTGTCTTTGGTGGTATTATTCTAGGAATTGGTGTTGGACTTGTTATTCGCTATGGCGGTTCATTAGATGGAACCGAAATTTTAGCCATTTTAGCGAATAAGAGATTACCATTTTCAGTTGGCGAAATTATTATGTTTTTCAATATCTTTATCCTTGGAAGTGCCGGATTTGTCTTTGGCTGGAATCGAGCGATGTATTCATTGATTGCATATTTTGTTGCTTACAAAACAATTGATATTGTGATACAGGGACTAGATGAATCAAAATCAGCCTGGATCATTAGTGATCAGCACCGCGAAATTGGTGATGCCATTTTAGCTCGTTTAGGCCGTGGTGTAACATATCTTAATGGTGAAGGTGCATATACAGGTGATGATAAGAAAGTTATATTCTGTATTATTACCCGTTTAGAGGAAGCAAAATTAAAATCGATCGTAGAAGACATCGATTCTTCTGCCTTTTTAGCAGTGGCAAACATTGCAGAGGTTCGGGGCGGAAGGTTTAAGAAAAAAGATATTCATTAA
- a CDS encoding DedA family protein, with product MEEAILNVLEWLTSLGYLGIALGLMLEVIPSEIVLGYGGYLIVLGKVSFFGAFAAGVIGGTIAQLFLYWIGSYGGRPFLEKFGKFLLLKKHHLDLSEAWFEKYGSGVIFGARFIPVVRHAISIPAGIAKMPLWKFTVYTLAAMIPWTVFFLYLGIELGSNWMYIKEAARPYLIPIISFSLLMAGVYYLVKKFRNPRTN from the coding sequence ATGGAAGAAGCGATTCTGAATGTATTAGAATGGCTGACAAGCCTGGGGTATTTAGGGATAGCGCTAGGTTTAATGCTAGAGGTTATCCCGAGTGAGATTGTGTTAGGATATGGTGGATATTTAATCGTGCTTGGAAAGGTCAGTTTTTTTGGAGCATTTGCTGCAGGAGTGATTGGCGGAACAATTGCACAGTTATTTCTTTATTGGATAGGGAGCTATGGAGGCCGGCCTTTTCTTGAGAAGTTTGGTAAATTTCTTTTATTAAAGAAGCATCATTTAGATTTATCAGAGGCCTGGTTTGAAAAGTATGGATCTGGCGTTATTTTCGGTGCAAGGTTTATTCCTGTTGTCAGGCATGCGATTAGTATACCTGCAGGGATTGCTAAAATGCCGTTATGGAAATTCACCGTTTACACCTTAGCTGCTATGATTCCATGGACGGTATTCTTTTTATATTTAGGGATAGAATTAGGAAGTAATTGGATGTATATAAAGGAAGCTGCCCGTCCCTATTTAATCCCGATCATTAGCTTTTCCCTTTTAATGGCTGGGGTTTATTACTTAGTGAAAAAGTTTAGGAATCCTCGGACAAACTAA
- a CDS encoding DUF445 domain-containing protein — protein MSTKKNESRKIARISLIIMGGGFIATIPFQGTFWVDLLQGGFEAGLVGGLADWFAVTALFRHPLGLKIPHTALLPNNRQRLTNALVKMLKNDWLSKESIQEKVKSVEFSEKLFPIVEKEIQKEAFQKGLVEMLKRLIRYIDVEKLAPFIKKQLISNLSKVEMRKLLGIISEKLLSEQFDKKSLDFLLKKAESWLNHEQTSQKLGTVSMNMLNKIEVDGILQFALKSIQNILSEEKLGTIIKNLLLSVVSNLQKEEEPNRKALILYIQKEILGLDANEELINGAEKWKNQFLANWEPDQTIKNSLEQIKQLGLEFVEADNFIDTYLMPLAHRILDMLKEKNNEIDHWIRKQIAVLVEKNHAQIGNLVQENLDKLDNETLISMMENNIGKDLQWIRVNGAVCGFIIGIILTGVQALSTLF, from the coding sequence ATGTCAACGAAAAAAAATGAGTCAAGAAAAATCGCTAGGATATCATTAATTATTATGGGGGGTGGGTTCATCGCAACAATCCCGTTTCAAGGTACATTTTGGGTAGATTTATTACAAGGCGGCTTTGAGGCAGGGCTTGTTGGCGGATTAGCAGACTGGTTTGCCGTTACAGCTTTATTCCGACATCCACTCGGTTTAAAAATCCCACATACAGCACTGTTGCCAAATAATCGTCAACGACTAACAAATGCATTAGTAAAGATGCTGAAAAATGACTGGCTTTCTAAAGAAAGTATTCAAGAGAAAGTAAAATCTGTTGAATTTTCGGAGAAGCTGTTTCCAATTGTAGAAAAAGAAATACAAAAGGAAGCTTTTCAAAAAGGTTTAGTCGAAATGCTAAAGAGATTGATTCGTTATATAGATGTAGAGAAGCTGGCACCTTTTATTAAAAAACAATTAATCTCTAATCTCTCCAAAGTTGAAATGAGAAAGCTTCTTGGTATAATCAGCGAAAAACTCCTTAGTGAACAATTTGATAAGAAATCATTGGATTTTTTGTTAAAAAAGGCGGAGTCTTGGTTAAATCATGAACAGACAAGTCAAAAATTAGGTACAGTTTCAATGAATATGCTCAATAAGATTGAGGTAGATGGCATTCTGCAATTTGCCCTTAAGTCTATTCAAAATATTCTAAGTGAAGAAAAACTAGGTACGATTATAAAAAATCTCTTATTAAGTGTTGTCAGTAATTTGCAAAAAGAGGAAGAACCAAATAGAAAAGCATTAATTCTTTATATACAGAAAGAGATTTTAGGCTTGGATGCTAACGAGGAATTAATAAATGGAGCTGAAAAATGGAAAAATCAATTTTTAGCAAATTGGGAGCCTGATCAAACAATTAAGAATAGCCTTGAACAAATAAAACAACTTGGACTTGAATTCGTAGAAGCCGACAATTTCATTGATACATATCTTATGCCTCTCGCACATCGCATACTAGACATGCTAAAGGAAAAAAATAACGAGATTGACCATTGGATTCGAAAACAAATCGCCGTTCTAGTTGAAAAAAATCATGCACAGATCGGCAATCTAGTCCAAGAAAATTTAGATAAACTAGACAATGAAACACTTATTTCGATGATGGAAAATAATATCGGAAAAGATTTACAATGGATTAGAGTGAATGGAGCTGTTTGTGGTTTCATCATTGGGATTATCCTAACAGGTGTACAAGCTCTCTCTACTTTATTTTAA
- a CDS encoding SulP family inorganic anion transporter, translating to MNTQTLKQQWFGNIRGDILSGIVVALALIPEAIAFSIIAGVDPMVGLYASFCIAVVIAFVGGRPGMISAATGAMALVMVTLVAEHGLQYLLAATILTGIIQIILGVLKVGKLMKFIPRSVMIGFVNSLAILIFTAQLPHFVGETWVMYVMVAVSLAIIYILPRFTKVVPSPLIAIIVMTIFAILSGVSVRTVGDMGELTQTLPLFSIPEIPFNFETLQIILPYSIALALVGLLESLLTAQIVDDMTDTESDKNKEAKGQGIANIIAGFFGGMAGCAMIGQSGINIKSGGRGRLSTLVAGVFLMILIILLNDILVRIPMAALVAVMIMVSIGTFDWSSLRKLHIIPISDSAVMIVTVVTVVLTHDLSKGVLAGVLLSAVFFAAKISKVYVDSKLDKKSSKKIYSVKGQLFFASVTDLVSNFNYKEEISHVVIDFSQAHIWDDSAVGAIDKIVLKYKQNGTEVSIVGLNQDSSTLVKKLAVYDKTNANVANH from the coding sequence TTGAACACACAAACATTAAAACAACAATGGTTTGGGAATATTCGGGGTGATATTTTATCAGGGATTGTTGTTGCATTAGCCCTTATACCTGAAGCAATTGCGTTTTCCATTATTGCGGGTGTTGATCCAATGGTTGGATTGTACGCTTCATTTTGTATTGCCGTCGTAATTGCCTTTGTAGGTGGAAGACCTGGGATGATATCTGCTGCAACAGGTGCAATGGCATTAGTTATGGTTACGTTAGTAGCTGAACATGGACTCCAATATTTACTAGCTGCAACCATTTTAACGGGGATTATTCAAATCATTCTAGGTGTTCTAAAAGTAGGAAAACTTATGAAGTTTATTCCACGTTCTGTCATGATAGGGTTTGTTAACTCTTTAGCGATTTTAATTTTCACGGCACAATTGCCGCACTTCGTTGGGGAAACATGGGTTATGTATGTAATGGTTGCTGTCTCTTTGGCAATTATTTATATACTGCCCAGATTTACAAAAGTAGTTCCGTCACCGCTTATAGCCATTATTGTCATGACTATTTTTGCTATTTTATCAGGAGTATCTGTTCGGACAGTAGGCGATATGGGAGAATTAACCCAAACTTTACCATTATTTTCAATTCCAGAGATACCGTTTAATTTTGAGACACTACAAATTATTTTACCTTACTCAATCGCATTAGCTCTTGTTGGCTTATTAGAGTCTCTCTTAACGGCACAAATTGTTGATGATATGACAGATACAGAAAGTGATAAAAACAAAGAAGCTAAAGGCCAAGGTATTGCCAATATTATCGCTGGTTTCTTCGGAGGAATGGCTGGCTGTGCAATGATTGGCCAATCAGGAATCAATATTAAATCCGGCGGCCGCGGCAGATTATCTACATTAGTTGCCGGCGTCTTTCTCATGATTTTAATTATCTTGCTAAACGATATCTTGGTGAGAATCCCAATGGCTGCTTTAGTAGCTGTTATGATCATGGTTTCCATTGGAACATTCGACTGGTCTTCTTTAAGAAAACTGCACATCATACCTATTTCCGATTCTGCCGTTATGATTGTAACTGTAGTGACCGTTGTGCTTACACATGATTTATCAAAAGGTGTTCTTGCAGGTGTTTTACTAAGTGCTGTCTTCTTTGCTGCTAAAATTTCAAAAGTATATGTAGATTCAAAGCTCGATAAAAAAAGCAGTAAGAAAATATACAGTGTAAAAGGGCAATTATTTTTCGCTTCCGTGACAGATTTAGTCTCAAACTTTAATTATAAAGAAGAGATCAGTCATGTGGTGATCGATTTTAGTCAGGCACACATATGGGATGATTCTGCAGTAGGTGCAATTGATAAAATTGTTTTAAAATATAAACAAAACGGTACAGAGGTTAGCATTGTGGGACTGAATCAAGACAGCTCAACTCTTGTTAAAAAGCTAGCCGTCTACGATAAAACAAATGCTAATGTTGCGAATCATTAA